One window of Dehalobacterium formicoaceticum genomic DNA carries:
- a CDS encoding ABC transporter substrate-binding protein — MKRYKQILLVLMALALLITGCAQNNDNSDQGTEPEGQADGQGGFKTVVDMLGREVEVRNEINSMVVTPVPYGSIIYAIDGTMEKIVAVNPDVKSEYEKSLLSTLAPEFADVSVDYVSTDFTINVEALLNLKPEVVVLWHVQEDDIRKLEQVNIPAVALDQGGGSNLEKTRDNIEIIGKLLNKEQQAENLNQYNIDVEDYFTAKQDQIAENEKPKVLYIRDKNLAVAAGESFNRQLIELTGGINVAAGVKGSWTGVSMEEVLNWNPEIIYLSNFDSFQPEDLYNNTIEGQDWSQIDAVKNKRVYKTPVGIIRWDAPCVETPLFMKWLGQIQQPELFNDYVLDEDIRNFYKEFFSYDLTEQELNKMLNRS; from the coding sequence ATGAAAAGATATAAGCAAATACTATTAGTATTAATGGCTTTGGCTTTATTAATTACAGGATGTGCCCAAAATAATGACAACTCGGATCAAGGAACAGAACCGGAGGGACAAGCAGATGGTCAAGGAGGATTTAAAACAGTGGTTGATATGTTAGGGCGGGAAGTTGAAGTGAGGAATGAAATCAACTCAATGGTTGTAACCCCTGTTCCATATGGTTCCATCATCTATGCCATTGACGGCACAATGGAAAAAATAGTGGCCGTTAATCCTGATGTTAAAAGCGAATATGAAAAATCTCTGCTGAGCACATTAGCTCCGGAATTTGCAGATGTTTCGGTTGATTATGTTTCCACAGATTTTACCATTAATGTGGAAGCACTGCTGAATCTAAAGCCGGAAGTTGTCGTTCTTTGGCACGTTCAAGAAGATGATATCAGAAAATTAGAACAAGTGAATATACCGGCAGTTGCTCTTGATCAAGGCGGAGGTTCCAATCTTGAAAAGACGAGAGATAATATCGAAATCATAGGAAAACTATTGAATAAAGAACAACAAGCGGAAAATTTAAATCAATATAATATTGATGTGGAAGATTATTTTACAGCTAAACAAGATCAAATTGCCGAAAATGAAAAACCAAAAGTTTTATATATCAGAGATAAGAACTTAGCGGTTGCAGCCGGCGAAAGCTTCAATAGACAGCTGATCGAATTAACCGGAGGTATTAACGTAGCAGCAGGGGTCAAGGGTTCTTGGACTGGGGTTTCTATGGAGGAAGTGCTCAATTGGAATCCGGAGATTATCTATTTAAGCAATTTTGATAGTTTTCAACCGGAAGACCTATATAATAATACCATTGAAGGACAGGATTGGAGTCAAATAGATGCAGTGAAAAATAAAAGAGTGTATAAAACACCGGTAGGAATCATTAGATGGGACGCTCCATGTGTGGAAACACCTTTATTTATGAAATGGCTGGGCCAAATACAGCAGCCGGAATTATTCAATGATTATGTACTGGATGAAGATATTAGGAATTTTTATAAGGAATTTTTCAGTTA